The following coding sequences are from one Chelonoidis abingdonii isolate Lonesome George chromosome 4, CheloAbing_2.0, whole genome shotgun sequence window:
- the LOC116815077 gene encoding LOW QUALITY PROTEIN: uncharacterized protein LOC116815077 (The sequence of the model RefSeq protein was modified relative to this genomic sequence to represent the inferred CDS: substituted 2 bases at 2 genomic stop codons), which yields MTIHQTGRRKLDREVFWKDGAYFQSSLKSHFQAEFLRSMSTGSLDGFEEQGTEKLKAELDPKEAQRPHGERPYKCLQCGKSFADSSKLLRHQRSHTGERPYRCECGKSFADSAKLLEHQRTHTGERPYKCLQCGKSFADSSSLLRHQRSHTGERPCMCAQCGKSFADPSNLLRHQRSHTGERPYTCAQCGKSFGQNSSLMKHCKAHTGEKPYRCDECGKSFAQSSNLLEHQRIHTGVKPYKCPDCGRVFCHNSSLTGHRRVHTGERPYKCVICGKSFSQKSNHTQHQRTHTGERPFTCDECGKSFSVRSRLIMHQRIHAGDHTGERPYGCECGKSFAESSKFLEHQRTHTGERPYTCLQCGKSFADSSNLLRHQRSHTGERPYTCALCGKSFGQNSSLMKHCRAHTGEKPYRCDECGKSFAQTSNLLEHQRIHTGMKPYKCPVCGKVFCHSSSLTNHQRVHTGERPYKCPXCEKSFKHRSVLIQHRRIHTGERPYKCPDCRKAFADRSALTRHERIHRGEXPYKCVHCGKGFSQSSTHAHHLRTHTGERPYRCDECGKSFSVSSSLVHQRIHTGERPYNCPDCGKSFSGWPNFSRQLRDPRPGVNLTGHPILGDATVSTLGSLEREPMHWRDPINAPTVARVSVSAWTFVRTRESSWGVTL from the exons ATGACCATCCACCAGactgggaggaggaagctggacagGGAGGTGTTCTGGAAGGATGGGGCCTACTTTCAATCCTCCCTTAAATCACActtccaggcagagttcctcagGTCcatgtccactggctccctggatGGCTTTGAGGAGCAGGGCACT GAAAAGCTTAAAGCAGAGCTCGACCCTAAGGAGGCACAGCGACCACACGGGGAGCGACCCTACAAATGCCTGCAGTGTGGGAAGAGTTTTGCTGACAGCTCTAAGCTCCTTCGCCATCAGAGGAGCCACACAGGGGAGCGACCCTACAggtgtgagtgcgggaaaagctttgcCGACAGCGCCAAGCTCCTAGAGCACCAGCGAACCCACACAGGGGAGCGACCCTACAAATGCCTGCAGTGTGGGAAGAGTTTTGCTGACAGCTCCAGCCTCCTTCGCCATCAGAGGAGCCACACAGGTGAGCGACCCTGCATGTGTGCCCAGTGTGGGAAGAGCTTTGCCGACCCTTCCAACCTCCTTCGCCATCAGAGGAGCCACACGGGGGAACGACCCTACACGTGTGCCCAGTGTGGGAAGAGCTTTGGGCAAAACTCGAGTCTGATGAAGCACTGCAAGGCCCACACAGGCGAGAAACCCTATAGGTGTGATGAGTGCGGGAAGAGCTTTGCTCAGAGCTCCAACCTCCTGGAGCACCAAAGGATCCACACAGGCGTGAAACCCTACAAATGCCCCGACTGCGGGAGAGTGTTCTGCCACAACTCCTCGCTGACAGGCCATCGGAGGGTCCATACTGGTGAGCGACCCTACAAATGTGTCATctgcgggaagagcttcagccAGAAGTCCAACCACACCCAGCATCAGCGGACCCATACGGGGGAGCGACCCTTTACATGCGATGAATGTGGGAAGAGTTTCAGTGTTCGCTCCAGGCTTATTATGCACCAGAGGATCCATGCAGGGGA CCACACAGGGGAACGACCCTATGGGTgtgagtgtgggaagagctttgCTGAGAGCTCCAAGTTCCTAGAGCACCAGCGAACCCACACTGGGGAGCGACCCTACACATGCCTGCAGTGTGGGAAGAGTTTTGCTGACAGCTCCAACCTCCTTCGCCATCAGAGGAGCCACACGGGGGAACGACCCTACACATGTGCCCTGTGTGGGAAGAGCTTTGGGCAAAACTCGAGCCTGATGAAGCACTGCAGGGCCCACACAGGCGAGAAACCCTACAGGTGTGATGAGTGCGGGAAGAGCTTTGCTCAGACCTCCAACCTCCTAgaacatcagaggatccacacaggcaTGAAACCCTACAAATGCCCTGTCTGTGGAAAAGTGTTCTGCCACAGCTCCTCGCTGACCAACCATCAGAGGGTCCACACAGgtgagagaccctataaatgtcCCTAGTGTGAAAAGAGCTTCAAACACCGCTCTGTGCTTATTCAACACAGgaggatccacacaggggagcgACCCTACAAATGCCCTGACTGCAGGAAGGCCTTCGCTGATCGCTCAGCCCTGACCCGGCATGAGCGCATCCACAGAGGCGAGTGACCCTACAAGTGTGTTCATTGTGGGAAGGGCTTCAGTCAAAGCTCCACCCATGCCCATCATCTGAGAACCcacaccggggagcggccctACAGATGTGATGaatgtgggaagagcttcagtgTAAGTTCCAGCCTTGTCcaccagaggatccacacaggagagagaccctataactGTCCCGATTGTGGGAAGAGTTTTAGTGGCTGGCCAAATTTTAGCAGGCAGCTGAGGGACCCACGCCCAGGAGTAAACCTGACAGGCCACCCAATTCTGGGAGATGCTACTGTGAGCACTTTGGGCTCTTTAGAGAGAGAACCCATGCATtggagagaccctataaatgccccaACTGTAGCCAGAGTTTCTGTCTCAGCTTGGACTTTCGTACGTACCAGAGAATCCTCATGGGGGGTAACCTTATAA
- the LOC116815102 gene encoding uncharacterized protein LOC116815102 codes for MEEKSHRCSDCSKSFKQSSTLRRHQRTHTGERPYKCLQCGKSFADSSNLLRHQRSHTGDRPYTCALCGKSFGQNSSLMKHCRTHTGERPYRCDECGKSFSESSKLLEHQRIHTGLKPYKCLNCGKVFCHSSSLTNHQRVHTGERPYKCPECEKTFGRRCMLIRHMRIHTGERPYKCPHCGKTFAVLSVLIQHERIHTGEKPHKCAHCGKCFSDPSVLTRHERIHTGERPYKCVHCGKGFSQSSTHAQHLRTHTGERPYRCDECGKSFSVSSSLVVHQRIHTGERPYKCPNCGKSFSGWPNFSRHLRTHAQE; via the coding sequence ATGGAAGAAAAATCCCACAGATGTTCTGACTGCAGTAAAAGCTTTAAGCAGAGCTCGACCCTAAGGAGGCACCAGCGAACCCACACGGGGGAGCGACCCTACAAATGTCTCCAGTGTGGGAAGAGCTTTGCTGACAGCTCCAACCTCCTTCGCCATCAGAGGAGCCACACGGGGGACAGACCCTACACGTGTGCGCTGTGCGGGAAGAGCTTTGGGCAAAACTCGAGCCTGATGAAGCACTGCAGGACTCACACGGGTGAGAGACCCTACAGATGTGATGAGTGTGGAAAGAGCTTCTCGGAAAGCTCCAAGCTCCTAGAGCACCAGAGGATTCACACAGGCCTGAAACCCTACAAATGCCTTAACTGTGGGAAAGTGTTTTGCCACAGCTCCTCACTGACCAACCATCAGCGGGTCCACACAGgtgagagaccctataaatgccccgAGTGCGAGAAGACTTTTGGACGCCGCTGCATGCTCATTCGACACATgaggatccacacaggggagcgACCTTACAAATGCCCCCACTGCGGAAAGACCTTTGCCGTTCTCTCAGTCCTGATCCAGCATGAGcggatccacacaggggagaaaccccaCAAATGTGCCCACTGCGGGAAGTGTTTCAGCGATCCCTCCGTCCTGACCCGGCATGAGCGCATCCACACAGGCGAGCGACCCTACAAGTGTGTTCATTGCGGGAAGGGCTTCAGTCAAAGCTCCACCCATGCCCAGCATCTGAGAACCCACACTGGGGAGCGGCCCTATAGATGTGAtgagtgtgggaagagcttcagtgTAAGTTCCAGCCTTGTTGTCcaccagaggatccacacaggagagagaccctataaatgtcCCAATTGTGGGAAGAGCTTTAGCGGCTGGCCAAATTTTAGCAGGCATCTGAGGACCCACGCCCAGGAGTAA